The Hordeum vulgare subsp. vulgare chromosome 4H, MorexV3_pseudomolecules_assembly, whole genome shotgun sequence genomic interval cgggactaaagcctcattTTTCACTAATGCATGGCAACTATAGTTGACCATACATGACAACTATGATTTGACCACATGTGGCAACTAGTTAGTCACACATGTCAACTATGATTGACTATACATGATAACGCTGGCTTAATCACACGTGGTAACTATAGTTAATTAGGCATGATAACTATAGTCAACCCAAATGATAAGTGCTACAGGTGTGGCACGAAGTAACACCGTTCTACCGTTTCTACAACTAAAATTGCCATCCGAGAAACTTGTCATCAAAACAAAAAGTTGCCATGCTTTACAACTAAAGTTGTCATTCTGAGTAACTAAAGTTGCCATCGAAAAAGTCAAGACAAAATTGCTTCGTGCCACACGTGTGTGGTGGAGATGTGTAGTTGTTATTGGGTCGGCGTGCGGACCGTTGTGGCTGCGCCCGGACGTATGGGCAGTTTTAATGTTTGCCCATACAAGACCGTGTGTGCTAGTTTCTGGATACGATCGGACGAGTCGTGTGACCGAGTGTCCATTATGCCacacgtgtggtgaatatcggagTCGTAATACTCGCACCGTTCCTGAATATAAGTAtttctaaaaaaatcattaaaatactatatacagagcaaaataaatgaatctatactttgtAATATGTCTATGCACATCCGTACGTAGTCTTTTAGTAAAATATCTAAAAGACTTATAtacttaggaacgaagggagtatatttcTAAGCAAATTGTTGCAAATCAATGTGTTGTTGGATGATTAAAGGAACAGTGGTATCCACAACCTATCAGAATTGAAGTCATGGAGCTTGCATTATCCTTGAATTTATTTTAGGATTTCCGACGATACGCTTTCAATGAAAGGAGACGTTCCCGTCAACGATGAGGCACCTACGATGGCTTGATAAATCTCAAATGATATGCCGACTCAGCGTTTGGAAGGTGCTCATAGGGGTATGATGTGTGGATATGGGTTTATAGGAATGAATTATGTGCGTGTATACAAACGGTTTTGTGTGTAACATGTTAAAAAAAAAGCTCGAAAGACCTTTTTTTTATTGTAAAATACCTATTGTACATGCAACCGTTAAAAGGCCGTGGTAGAGAAGCAAAGGGACCTAGAACTCCCAGTCCCAGCCACAGGCCCCGACTCGAGCCCGCCCGAACCCAGACAACACCACCCGCAGTCCAAAACTCGAGAGCGACCGGAACCCACCACCACTCTCTCGCCCGGACCACGCGCCGCACCAAACCCGCACAGCCCATCGGCGACCTCGCCGGAGAAGAGAGAAGAAGGTGAGAGAtggaagcggcggcggcggcggccggcgtgCAGCTGGGCTCCTCGAAGCCGCAGATCGCGACCCAGGCGGAGATGGCGGAGGCGCGCCTGCCGATCCCCTACCGCGACCAGTGCGCCCACCTCCTCATCCCGCTCAATAAGTGCCGCGTCTCCGAGTTCTACCTCCCCTGGAAGTGCGAGCCCGAGCGCCACTCCTACGAGAAGTGCCAGTACGAGCTCGTCATGGAGCGGATGCTCCAGATGCAGAAGATCCGCGAGGCGCAGGGGGGCGCCAAGGTCAAGGGCAGCGTCACCATCGGCGTGCCCCTCGCCCCTTCCACCGCCAAGCTCGCCTGATCCGTCAGATTCAGGTGAATCGCCCGCTCCTCCCCACCATCTGTTTTCCGTTCGAGGCATTGCGTGACCATTAATTGGGTCGATTGGGTGGAGTTCGATGGATAGCTAGGGTTTGCGCTAGGATAGTTGACCCCTCTAGCTGATTGTGAGACGATTGTGTTGGGTTCGACTCAAATTCACGGGTGGCAGGTGCTCGTTTAGAGTCTAGATCTGTAAACCGATGTGTGCGGGGATCTGGGTTCGGCTTTCATGCCATATCCTTGCATTTCGCTGTTGCTCCATCCATTTCTATTGTTATTCTGCCGGTTTATACATTTTTGAGTTGTGAATTGCGAATATTTTGAGCTTATAGTGCTTTTAGAGTGCAGAAGGGATTACATAGGTGTACAGCTAACACGAATTCCTGTGCTTGCCCTGTGGATTATTCCGGAGGTTTATACTTTTTGAGTCGTCAAATGTGATTGTTTTGTGCCTATAGAACTTTTGAAATGCAAAAAAGGATTACATAGGTGTAAAGCTAACATGAATTCCTGCTGTTTGGCCTGTGGATTTTTGTAGAGCTTCAAAACTAATTCATAATCTATTCTGGAATTCTCTTTAATATATGTTTTCATGGCATCAGTGAAGCATTAAAATGTTAGACTGGTCTTAGCAGCAGATGGGTTATCTGTTCCGGTTAATATATGTTTTCATGGCATCAGTGAAGCATTAAAATTGACAAACTAGGCTTGCCTCATATAATCCTTCCCCAGACCCACCTGGTGCGGGAGCTTCTAGCACTGTATctatcctttttttttccttttgattCGGCCTTGGTGTATGCCAATATATTGACAAGCTGCCTATATATTTTGGTATTTGATCTCAAATATATGTTTCCTGGTGACTGAAAGGCATTGTGTTCAAGTATAGTGAACCCTTTGTTCTTCCAGTTTAATCAATTCAATAGTCTTTGTGAAATAAACCTCAGTCTTCTTGGTTGTTTTGAGTTCCTAAATCATATTATATCTAACCAGCTTGATGAATAGTTGAAGGCACAACTTTATTTAGAAACCAGTACACATATCTGTTGATTTCTGGTTACATTCAGCGTCCCGGACCATTCTCACACTTCCTGTTCTTGCTTGAATTCAATACACGTGATGCATCTGCCCTACATTACTTTTTGAAACCTCCTTTacttcatactccctccgtctcaaaataactgtctcaactttgtactagctctagcatAAAATTATACTaaggttaagacacttattttgggacggagggagtagttggtaGGCAATCAATCTCCGGGTTCTATAGGAATGCTAGAGTTTTTTTGTCTCTCTATTGAAATGGACGACTCTAAAAAAGATCCCTGTTTCTGTTTCCATTTATTGAATGAAGGCCATGTTAGCTTGTCAATGGCAATGGAGAGCTTCTCAATTTATTGTAGTTGCTAGTAAATCATCATAAGAtgtaacaacaacatcatcatcaccatcaacaacaaagccttttagtcccaaacaagttggggtaagcTAGAGTTGGAACCATAAGATGTCAAAATCAAGTCATGGTTCTGGCGCGTGGATAGCTAACCTCACGcaaccctgtccatggctaaatcTCTGGTGATATTCCAGCAGTtcagatctctctttacggactcctCCAGTGTCAAATTTGGTCAACCGGACCCCTCTTGACATTATAAGCACACATCAACCGTCCGCTATGCGTTGGTGCTTCTAGAGGCATGCGCTgcatatgcccaaaccatctcttCAATCAGTGCCACCCAACTCTATCACATATATCATCATTCCGGACCTGGTCCtttcttgtgtggccacatatccatctcaacatgcgcatctctgctacacctaactgttcgACATGTCGCCTTTGACTTGGACAACATTCATCACCATACAACATCGGAGGTCGAATTGCCGTCCTATAGAACCTGCATTTTAGCTTTTGTGTCACCCTCCTATCACAGAGAACACCAAAAGCTTGGCACCACTTCATCCATCCATCTTTGATTCGATGGctcacatcttcatcgatatcacCATCCTTCTGTAGCATTGACCCCAAGTATCTAAAGGTGCTCTTCCGAGGTACCACCATCAAGGCTAACCtcctcctcgtgcctagtagtatTGAAACCGCACATCATGTACTCTATTAGTTcaactaagcctaaaacctttcgattctaaaATTTGTCCCCACAACTAACTTTCTATTCACCCCAGTCCGACTAtcgtcgactagcaccacatgacCACATGATCTGCAAAGAGCTTACGCCATGGGATGTCCCTTGTGACCTTATTCATCACCAAAACAAAAAGATGGGCTGAAAGCTGACCCTTGGTGCAGTCCAATTTTAATTGCGAAGTCACTAGTGTCGCTATCACTTGTTCAAACCCTTATCACAACATCATCgtgcctaaaacctttcgattctaaaGTTTGTCTCCTAAGCTCTAACTTTCTATTCACCCCAGTCTTACCAtcctcgactagcaccacatcatacgCAAAGAGCATAATCCATGGGATATCCCTTGTgatctcatccatcaccaaaacgAAAAGTTGGGCTCAAAGCTGATCCTTGATGCAGTCCTATTTTAATTGGGAAGTCATTAATGTCGCCACCACTATTTACTTGTTCGGACCCTTAtcacaacattatcgtacatgGCCTTGATGTGGGTAATGTACTTCGTCggaactttgtgtttctccatggCCCACCACATGATATTCCACAGTTTCTTATCGAAGgcttctccaagtcaatgaacaccatatgcaggTATTTTTTTTTGCTCCTtatatctctccataagttgtcgtAACAAGAAGATGGTTTCCATGCtcgacctcccaggcatgaaaccaaactgatttttggtcatgctTGTTATTCTTCTTAAGCGGTGCTCAGTGACTCTCcccatagcttcattgtatgTCTCATCAGGTTAATTCCACGACAATTAGTACAACTTTAAACACCCCCCTTGTTCTTGATgattggtactaatatactccgcctccattcttggggcatcttgtttgaccgaaaaatgaggttgaaaagcttagttagccatatTATTGCTgtgtctccaaggcctctccacacgTAAATGGGGATACAATCAAGGATCATcgccttgcctcctttcatcctTTTTAAAGCCTCCCTGACATCGCACAGAACATTTGTtcttatcatcaaaggagtcgtctagctcaatgTTAGAGCTCTCGTTCTCTCCATTGAACAGCTTGTCGAAGTACTCTCATCATCTATGCTTGGTCTCGTCGTCGTGCACCAAAAGCCGATctgctccgtccttgatgcacttGACTGAAAAGAAATGGACATATGTGGAACTTAAGTTTTACCTCACATTTGCACTCAGTCAAGTCCTTTGCCCTCTCATGATATGTTGAAAATATGACGGATGTGATATTTAAGGAATCTTTTGGATCTGATCCCATATGGCTGCAAACCGTCCACTGTAAATCTTGTTTGATAATCTATTTGCAGCCTGTGACAACATGATAATGTCGTATGTACAACTAGTGTCCTTTGGGTGGTCAAGGCTAATTTCTTTCGTTAATAGCAACTGCAAATGAATCCCTGTACTTCCAACTTGACACGAGTAACATGTATAACTGATGTAAGAAACCATCATGAGATCTAGCTCAAAGAAAGACTTCAGTTTTACCTTACATTTGCATCAGGAGTCCTTTGCTTGCCCGTGACTTGTTGAAAACACAGCAGATGCTATATTTAAGGAATCCTTCGGATCCGATCTAGGCTTTATGGCTGCAAACTGTCCACTGTAAATCCTGTCCTTTTAGCAGTTCCACGCACGATCTTCTCTGATGATTCTGTTTGCAGCCTCTGACAACAAGAAACAAAGGACAGAATAATGTTGTACATACAACTAGTGTCCTTTGGGTGGCCCAGGCTAATTTGTTCCATTAATAGTAACTGCAAAGGAATCCCTGCACACGAGTAACCTGTCTAACTCATGCAAGAAAACATCATGAGATCTAGCTCAAAGAAATGGACTTCAGTTTTACCTTGCATTTGCATCAGGAGTCCTGTGCTTACCCGTGACATGTTGAGGACACAACAGATGTGATATTTAAGGAATCTTTTGGTCTGATATAGCCCATATGGCTGCAAACCGTCCACTGTAAATCATGCCTCTTTAGCAGTTCCGCGATCTTGTCTGATGATTCTGTTTGCACCCTGTGACAGCAAGAAACAAAGGACAGAGTGACATACTACAACTAGTGTCCTTTGGCCGGTCAAGGCTCATTCATTCCGTTAATAATAACTGCAAAGGAATCCCTGCACTTATACTGTATGTGGGGTACTCTTTCCTTCGGACTTATTGCATCATGATATTTTGGTGTGAAGGATTTTGGCATTTGCAATCCTTTCTATGCTGTCTATCAGGTTTTGTCGCCTTTGACTGTTCATTTTGGGTATGCGGGGTCAGTTCCTTCATGCCAAAATTGATAGGTGTTGCTCTGTCGTCTAGTTGTAAATGACAATTACCTTCTGAGGGGTTTGCCTCCATGTAAATGTGTCACTATCACCTTTGATGTCTCTACGGGTGGTGTGTATTAGATGGTTAGCGTTTGGGGGGCAAGAGTTTGTTCCCTATCCGCTCTGGTCTAAGGGCTCCTTTGATTCAAAGGAATTCTAGAGGATTGAAATCCTTAGGATTTTTTCCTACATTGGtcctttgattcataggattggATCCCATAGGATTTTTTCCTATGGAATCTTTTGTACTACATTTCATAGGAAATCTAACATCCACTCCAACCTCTTTTtacaattcctttgtttttcttATGGCATCAAACACTCCTTGCTAATCCTATAGAGTTCAAATGGACATGCCACTCCAACCCTCTACTTTTCCTATTCCTGCGTTTTCAAAATCCCATGGATCAAAGAGGCCCTAAGGGTCTCTCTGATTCGCATGATTTTTAGAACGCAGGAATACGAAAAGTATAGGGCTGGAGTGGTATCTCCATTTGAACCTATAGGATTAGCAGAGAGTGTTTGATGCCATGGGAAAAACAAAGGAATCATAAAAAGAGGTTGGAGTGGATGTTAGATTTTCTATGAAATGTACTACAAAAGATTTATTTTCCTATGGGGTCATCCAATCCCATGAATCAAAGGACCAATGTAGGAAAAATTCCTAAGGATTTCAATCCTCGAATAATCCTATAGAATTCATTTGAATAAAAGGAGCCCTAAAGCAGGGTAAAAAAATGCGGCGCTGTTTCCTCCGGTAGTCTTTGCTTCCGTTATTCTTTTTGTGCCGACACTTTCTTCCATCGGATTGATTGTACTTCTCTGTAGTGCATATTTATCACTCACTCATCATACTCCTATTGATCAATGGTTTCATTTTGGATGCGCAGGATGGGTTGGTCACTAGAGCTCGAAGGGCGCTATGCTTGCAAGGATCATGAATGTTGTTCTTGTATGAACAAAACATCTGTTTGAATTAACTCCTGTCTTGTTCCcctccttcctttttctttttcggtGCGAGCACCTACCGGTTTTTTAAAGTTTGATGATGGAATAAGGGACTAGATGTCTATACTCGATGAGCGAAATGACACCTTGAAGTTTTGAAATGCATTGCATGGATCTCTGCTTATGTAGCTAGATACGTTGATGTAGTAGCGCCTCTTTTATAAGATACCAGTATCTTTGCTTATACTCCGCTAAACCTTGTGAGGTAATTGTGGCCAAATGTTGTTCCCAGCCTGTGACCATGCTCGAGGCTTGTTTCTGTTCAGTCCGTGGCCTGACTAGTTCTGCATGTCTGGGGCCAGTGAGCCATGCCATTCCTTGCCATTTGATACAAGTTTCAGAGACGGGTCTCAACTCCAACGACGCCATCAAACGTCCGGACGTGTCTGTGGACAAACGGGCAGACGTCCGCGGGGAGGGAGAGGAAAAGGTAGTGTAGATTTGTGATGTGGTCGGAGGTACCTCAAAGCTCCTCTTGACTTGTTGGGACAATTTGGTGACCCCGCATGGTCGGAAATCCCAATCATCCTACGTCGGACGAGACGAGACGGAGCTCACGTTTGCCGGTGGCAGCGCCGACGATGCAAAGTTGTGTCTGCGAACACGCACGGCTAACTGTAGGCGGCAACGAGCGCCGCGCATGAGTGCGCTGCAACGCCATATGCGTGCACTGGACGGACACATGCAGCGTCGCAGGCAGAGGCAGGGGCAGGGGAGCAGCAGAGCATGCATGTAGCGAGCTAGTGCAGGGGAATGATGATGGCACACGGAGAAACACAGAGGCGCGCACATGTTTCATCCCAGGGGCTCTCAGGCTCCGGCATCTAGCTAGCCCCGACAGATTAGCTTAGAGCATCCACAGCGGAACCACAACCACGGACACGGACCGATCACGTCTTAAATTTTTTTTTCCACATTCAATTTTTTCTACCTTGTATTCATATACAAAAGCAtgcaaaatactccctc includes:
- the LOC123449787 gene encoding NADH dehydrogenase [ubiquinone] 1 beta subcomplex subunit 7, with protein sequence MEAAAAAAGVQLGSSKPQIATQAEMAEARLPIPYRDQCAHLLIPLNKCRVSEFYLPWKCEPERHSYEKCQYELVMERMLQMQKIREAQGGAKVKGSVTIGVPLAPSTAKLA